The Pleuronectes platessa chromosome 13, fPlePla1.1, whole genome shotgun sequence genome includes a window with the following:
- the kcnj9 gene encoding G protein-activated inward rectifier potassium channel 3, giving the protein MALENSVFTSRPESLSLPVEEKGEGEEVEVATEAVASTEDFNLSEELGHVVTTETPLYPPVLARVHRSFQNKLAEREAKANEPRKKTQGAEKERGRFGWARTRRKRQRYVEKNGRCNVQHGNMRETYRYLTDIFTTLVDLNWRCSLFVFVMAYAVTWLFFGAIWYLIAYCRGDLDHLEDDNWTPCVNNVNGFISAFLFSIETETTIGYGHRVITDQCPVGTMLLLLQAILGSMVNAFMVGCMFVKISQPNKRAETLVFSKHAVISLRDDKLCLMFRVGDLRSSHIVGANMRAKLIKSKQTQEGEFIPLDQTDISVGFETGDDRLFLVSPLVISHEIDTHSPFWDMSQSQLEKEDFEIVVILEGMVEATGMTCQARSSYLAEEVQWGHRFSPMMSLAEGFFDVDYGAFHHTFEVNTPSCSAQEISLATARLDAHLYWSISSRLDEEPTLTNEAAKQPDSRSASSKGGEPTFIIGEMTDIQEQTGLGELNGSVATDQSESEA; this is encoded by the exons atggCGTTGGAGAACTCTGTCTTCACCTCCCGCCCAGAATCCCTCTCGCTCCCcgtggaggagaagggggaaggggaagaggtggaggtggccACCGAGGCCGTCGCCTCCACGGAGGACTTCAACCTGTCGGAGGAGCTGGGCCACGTGGTCACCACCGAGACGCCGCTGTACCCCCCGGTCCTGGCCAGGGTCCACAGGTCCTTCCAGAACAAGCTGGCCGAGCGGGAGGCCAAAGCCAACGAGCCCAGGAAGAAGACGCAGGGGGCGGAGAAGGAGAGGGGACGATTCGGGTGGG CTCGGACTCGGCGTAAGAGGCAACGCTACGTGGAGAAAAACGGTCGATGCAACGTGCAGCACGGGAACATGCGGGAGACTTACCGCTACCTGACGGACATCTTCACCACGCTGGTGGACCTGAACTGGCGCTGCTCGctcttcgtcttcgtcatggcCTATGCCGTAACATGGCTCTTCTTCGGGGCCATCTGGTACCTCATCGCCTACTGCAG GGGCGATCTGGACCATCTGGAGGACGATAATTGGACGCCGTGTGTCAACAATGTCAACGGCTTCATCTCggccttcctcttctccatcgaGACAGAGACCACCATTGGCTACGGCCACCGGGTCATCACTGACCAGTGTCCTGTGGGaaccatgctgctgctgctgcaagccATACTGGGATCAATGGTCAACGCCTTCATG GTGGGCTGCATGTTCGTGAAGATCTCGCAGCCCAACAAACGAGCCGAGACGCTGGTGTTCTCCAAGCACGCCGTCATCTCTCTGAGGGACGACAAGCTGTGTCTGATGTTCCGAGTCGGGGACCTGCGCAGCTCCCACATCGTCGGAGCCAACATGAGGGCCAAGCTCATCAAGTCCAAACAGACTCAGGAAG GTGAGTTCATCCCTCTGGACCAGACGGACATCAGCGTGGGCTTCGAGACCGGAGACGACCGCCTCTTCCTCGTCTCGCCACTGGTCATCTCCCACGAGATCGACACACATTCGCCTTTCTGGGACATGTCCCAGTcccagctggagaaggaggacTTTGAGATTGTGGTCATCCTGGAGGGGATGGTGGAGGCCACTG ggatgaCGTGCCAGGCGAGGAGCTCCTACCTGGCGGAGGAGGTGCAGTGGGGTCACAGGTTCAGCCCCATGATGTCTCTGGCAGAGGGATTCTTTGATGTCGACTACGGAGCTTTTCATCACACGTTCGAG gtgAACACGCCCTCCTGCTCAGCGCAAGAGATCTCATTGGCTACGGCCCGACTCGACGCCCATCTGTACTGGTCCATCTCCAGCAGGCTGGATGAGGAGCCCACGCTGACCAACGAGGCGGCCAAGCAGCCGGACAGCCGCTCGGCCAGCAGCAAAGGAGGCGAGCCCACCTTCATTATCGGGGAGATGACGGACATTCAGGAGCAAACAGGACTGGGCGAGCTGAACGGCAGCGTCGCCACCGACCAATCGGAATCAGAGGCCTAG
- the eif3f gene encoding eukaryotic translation initiation factor 3 subunit F, with the protein MSVYGPVVKIHPVVLASICDSYERRNEGASRVIGTLLGTVDKHTIEVTNCFSVPHNESEDEVAVDMEFAKNMYELHKRVSPTEVIIGWYATGFDITEHSVLIHEYYSREATNPIHMTVDTALQSGKMNVRAYVSAQMGVPGKTVGVMFTPLSVKYVQFDTERIGVDLLQRTRLAPSRTKGLTSDLSQVAGSASRVQDMLTTMLAYIDDVMSGKVAADNSVGRFLMDLVNKVPTIPAEDFENMLNSNINDLLMVTYLSNLTQAQIALNEKLVLL; encoded by the exons ATGTCGGTTTACGGGCCAGTGGTGAAAATTCACCCCGTCGTCCTCGCTTCTATCTGCGACTCGTACGAGCGGAGAAATGAGGGAGCGAGCCGTGTGATCGGGACCCTGCTGG GAACTGTTGACAAACACACGATCGAAGTGACCAACTGCTTCTCTGTTCCCCACAATGAGTCCGAGGATGAG GTGGCCGTGGACATGGAGTTCGCCAAGAACATGTACGAGCTCCACAAGAGGGTGTCACCCACTGAGGTCATCATCGGCTG GTACGCCACAGGCTTTGACATCACAGAACACTCAGTGCTCATCCATGAGTACTACAGCCGTGAGGCCACCAACCCCATCCACATGACCGTGGACACCGCGCTGCAGAGCGGCAAGATGAACGTCCGCGCCTATGTCAG TGCGCAGATGGGTGTGCCAGGAAAGACCGTTGGTGTGATGTTCACCCCACTTTCTGTGAAGTACGTCCAGTTTGACACCGAGAGGATAGGCG TGGACCTTCTCCAGAGGACTCGTTTGGCTCCCAGTCGCACCAAGGGGCTGACCTCCGATCTGTCCCAGGTCGCTGGGTCCGCTTCACGGGTGCAGGACATGCTGACCACCATGCTTGCGTACATCGATGATGTGATG TCTGGTAAGGTGGCGGCAGATAACAGTGTGGGCCGTTTCCTGATGGACCTGGTCAACAAGGTTCCCACCATCCCAGCGGAGGACTTTGAGAACATGCTCAACTCCAACATCAAC GACCTGTTGATGGTGACCTACCTGTCGAATCTGACCCAGGCACAGATTGCCCTGAACGAGAAGCTGGTGCTGCTCTGA
- the LOC128454957 gene encoding MICOS complex subunit MIC26 — MLKVTGSGVMPGTLGLLPVTVRAAAAGDRENEAESCSVLNRDELSLYADPPQRPGYEEPEAGQLEQSVASLRKLLEPHAAWWQGTYSRIQPRVHSVFRRGHDAYSYLNDPPKGFYPRAGVIGLTGVLGLLLARGSRTKRLLYPAGLVTLSTSLYYPERAAAIARSAGDSVYDRAVQGYAAVEKMVKPQSKGAKAADSEAKPR, encoded by the coding sequence ATGTTGAAGGTGACAGGTAGCGGTGTCATGCCGGGGACTCTGGGTCTGTTACCGGTCACCGTCCGTGCTGCTGCCGCCGGGGACCGAGAGAATGAGGCGGAGAGCTGCTCCGTGTTGAACCGGGACGAGCTGTCTCTGTACGCGGATCCCCCGCAGCGACCCGGGTACGAGGAGCCCGAGGCGGGTCAGCTGGAGCAGAGCGTGGCCTCCCTCAGGAAGCTGCTGGAGCCGCACGCCGCCTGGTGGCAGGGCACGTACAGCAGAATCCAGCCCAGAGTTCACAGCGTGTTCCGGCGAGGACACGACGCCTACTCCTACCTGAATGACCCACCGAAGGGCTTCTACCCCCGGGCAGGGGTCATCGGATTGACCGGTGTCCTGGGGCTGCTGCTCGCCCGAGGATCCAGGACCAAGAGGCTCCTGTACCCGGCCGGCCTGGTGACCCTGAGCACCTCCCTCTACTACCCGGAGCGAGCGGCCGCCATCGCCAGGTCCGCCGGGGACTCGGTATACGACCGGGCCGTTCAGGGGTACGCGGCCGTGGAGAAGATGGTGAAGCCGCAGAGCAAAGGGGCGAAGGCCGCAGACTCCGAAGCGAAGCCCCGATGA
- the dnaaf6 gene encoding protein PIH1D3: MEGFVSSAQSLQALSALLSTGQEEEEDEEEEGRKGTALAKLGPGSIGPPPTKHKEVTTACVTRNSKDIWSEEEVADGSQFDDLTDLRPQPEYEIILKQSVGTEDVFLGLSGKDPSSMCCEAILVKIKLPDTKATDVVLDVQEKFLDLRTPKHKLGLHLPNAVHRHEGKAQFFSEREELQVTLMVKRPMDFINMQ; this comes from the exons ATGGAGGGTTTTGTTTCCTCCGCTCAGAGTTTACAGGCTCTGTCTGCTCTGTTATCCACtgggcaggaggaagaggaagatgaagaagaagagggcaGA AAGGGGACAGCCCTCGCAAAGCTGGGTCCTGGAAGCATTGGTCCCCCACCCACAAAACATAAAGAAG TGACCACTGCCTGTGTGACGAGGAACAGTAAAGATATCTGGAGCGAGGAGGAGGTCGCTGACGGCTCCCAGTTCGATGATCTGACCGACCTGCGGCCGCAGCCTGA GTATGAAATAATCCTGAAGCAGAGCGTGGGGACAGAGGATGTCTTCTTGGGCTTGAGTGGAAAGGATCCATCGTCCATGTGCTGTGAAGCCATACTG GTGAAAATCAAACTGCCAGACACTAAAGCAACAGATGTGGTCCTGGACGTACAAGAGAAGTTCCTTGATCTGCGGACGCCAAAGCA caaaCTGGGTCTCCATCTCCCAAACGCCGTCCACAGACACGAGGGCAAAGCTCAATTCTTCAGCGAgcgagaggagctgcaggtgaCGCTGATGGTGAAACGGCCCATGGATTTTATCAACATGCAATAA